Proteins from one Drosophila gunungcola strain Sukarami chromosome 3R, Dgunungcola_SK_2, whole genome shotgun sequence genomic window:
- the LOC128261539 gene encoding tetratricopeptide repeat protein 12 isoform X1 produces the protein MDADESFLDQRSLLMDVIRQLDDLQNANKMDTGTKGKEEKKPEVDLSEGVTNTSFVVFARDIRKKSSRPFKRVQKHSNINQLSCMRQIDGSPKDRAEARRDRENVADSFRRLGNEEYRRTNYEKAIFYYSKAIQYVSDSPVLYCNRGLAKIKKKDFKLALFDLDYVIFKLDPMHLKAWLYRAGALARLNNETESNIAIANARLFNRSQKDQKYIDYFLEKLKTEF, from the exons atGGATGCAGATGAAAGCTTCTTAGATCAACGTTCGCTACTAATGGACGTAATAAGGCAGCTGGATGACCTTCAGAATGCCAATAAAATGGA CACTGGCACCAAGGGCAAGGAGGAAAAGAAGCCGGAGGTGGACCTCTCCGAGGGTGTGACGAATACCAGTTTTGTGGTGTTTGCCCGTGACATTCGCAAGAAATCGTCACGACCCTTTAAAAGGGTCCAAAAGCACTCCAACATCAACCAGCTGTCCTGCATGCGACAAATCGATGGATCGCCAAAGGATCGCGCGGAGGCACGAAGAGATCGCGAAAATGTTGCGGATAGTTTTCGCAG ACTGGGCAACGAGGAGTATCGTCGTACAAACTATGAAAAGGCTATCTTTTACTATTCAAAGGCTATTCAGTATGTGTCCGATTCGCCGGTTCTTTATTGCAACCGTGGACTGGCCAAAATAAA AAAAAAAGACTTCAAACTGGCCCTTTTTGACCTGGACTATGTGATCTTCAAGCTGGATCCAATGCATCTAAAAGCCTGGCTCTATAGAGCCGGAGCCCTTGCTCGTCTCAACAATGAAACCGAATCCAATATTGCCATTGCCAATGCTCGTCTTTTCAACAGATCGCAGAAGGATCAAAAGTACATAGACTATTTTTTGGAGAAACTAAAAACGGAATTCTAG
- the LOC128261539 gene encoding uncharacterized protein LOC128261539 isoform X2 translates to MDADESFLDQRSLLMDVIRQLDDLQNANKMDTGTKGKEEKKPEVDLSEGVTNTSFVVFARDIRKKSSRPFKRVQKHSNINQLSCMRQIDGSPKDRAEARRDRENVADSFRRLGNEEYRRTNYEKAIFYYSKAIQKKDFKLALFDLDYVIFKLDPMHLKAWLYRAGALARLNNETESNIAIANARLFNRSQKDQKYIDYFLEKLKTEF, encoded by the exons atGGATGCAGATGAAAGCTTCTTAGATCAACGTTCGCTACTAATGGACGTAATAAGGCAGCTGGATGACCTTCAGAATGCCAATAAAATGGA CACTGGCACCAAGGGCAAGGAGGAAAAGAAGCCGGAGGTGGACCTCTCCGAGGGTGTGACGAATACCAGTTTTGTGGTGTTTGCCCGTGACATTCGCAAGAAATCGTCACGACCCTTTAAAAGGGTCCAAAAGCACTCCAACATCAACCAGCTGTCCTGCATGCGACAAATCGATGGATCGCCAAAGGATCGCGCGGAGGCACGAAGAGATCGCGAAAATGTTGCGGATAGTTTTCGCAG ACTGGGCAACGAGGAGTATCGTCGTACAAACTATGAAAAGGCTATCTTTTACTATTCAAAGGCTATTCA AAAAAAAGACTTCAAACTGGCCCTTTTTGACCTGGACTATGTGATCTTCAAGCTGGATCCAATGCATCTAAAAGCCTGGCTCTATAGAGCCGGAGCCCTTGCTCGTCTCAACAATGAAACCGAATCCAATATTGCCATTGCCAATGCTCGTCTTTTCAACAGATCGCAGAAGGATCAAAAGTACATAGACTATTTTTTGGAGAAACTAAAAACGGAATTCTAG
- the LOC128266439 gene encoding sodium-independent sulfate anion transporter, whose product MYPQLETEAEALEKATARALLPGAISKPASEAGKAPTASKWKRRLHRHIPVFQWLPLYTTEWGIDDFIAGVTLGLTIIPESMACALLAGLPARYGLCSAFIGPLVYMVFGSIDKVIIGPTSLVALVSVQFTVGRPIEFAFLLTFLSGIVQIIMGTLRMGFIFEFISMPVIKAFSSATAILVIESQLKVLLGIKYLVAGLLNSIGMLSSRIDDSNMADLTVGVCAIIFLLLLELLDRVANNENRNKILRICCRYLSTSRNTLIVLIAAIVSYIWIQKAGHVPYALSQNALATLPNFTVPSLAIVTPERSYSFWEVLKELNIGIVVIPIVGILTNISIGKLTPKGLVDTNQELLTVGLCNMFGSCVQAMPSSGAFTRYAISTACGLRTPMANLYLGIIVLLALSYLSPYFNYIPEATLAAILICSIFTLLDFKLPLRLWRDSKRDFATWLLCFLVSVLFGVEVGLFVSIVVTALHLLFLWARPEIRVKIEQLEEMQYIRVTPGNGIYFPAINYLRERVLKACTQADFKITVVIDGQRISGMDYTAAQGISKLSSDLCRQADASSSTLLILFRFPEHLQRLIDHTDNLVFCESEHKVKEFLTQESLRNGYINLKEHIRASIDLGYTVDID is encoded by the exons ATGTATCCGCAACTGGAAACGGAAGCTGAGGCTCTGGAAAAGGCCACGGCGCGGGCTCTTCTACCAGGTGCCATTAGCAAGCCGGCAAGTGAAGCCGGCAAAGCTCCAACCGCCAGCAAGTGGAAGCGACGCCTGCATCGCCACATTCCGGTCTTCCAATGGCTGCCACTTTACACCACCGAGTGGGGAATCGACGACTTCATAGCCGGCGTCACCCTAGGACTCACCATCATTCCCGAGAGCATGGCCTGTGCCCTGCTGGCGGGACTGCCCGCTCGCTATGGCCTATGCTCGGCCTTCATCGGACCGTTGGTCTATATGGTGTTTGGGTCCATCGACAAGGTCATCATCGGACCCACCAGCCTGGTGGCTCTGGTCAGCGTCCAGTTCACCGTGGGACGACCCATCGAATTCGCCTTTCTGCTCACCTTCCTCAGCGGAATTGTGCAGATCATAATGGGCACACTGAGAATGG GATTTATCTTCGAGTTTATCTCCATGCCAGTGATCAAAGCCTTTTCCTCGGCCACTGCTATTCTGGTGATAGAATCTCAGCTGAAAGTCCTTTTGGGCATTAAATACTTAGTCGCTGGCTTACTGAACTCGATTGGAATGCTGAGTTCCCGCATTGATGATTCCAATATGGCTGATCTCACCGTTGGCGTTTGTGCCATTATTTTCCTGCTCCTTTTGGAG CTTTTGGATCGTGTGGCTAATAATGAAAATCGTAACAAAATTCTGAGGATCTGCTGTCGATACTTGTCTACCTCAAGGAATACTTTAATTGTACTCATTGCTGCCATTGTCTCCTATATTTGGATTCAAAAAGCTGGCCACGTACCTTATGCTCTTAGCCAGAATGCCTTGGCCACTCTGCCCAATTTCACCGTTCCCAGTTTGGCAATTGTAACACCAGAGCGAAGCTACAGTTTCTGGGAGGTATTGAAGGAACTGAACATCGGTATTGTAGTCATACCAATTGTTGGCATTCTAACGAATATATCGATTGGAAAGTTAA ctCCCAAGGGCCTGGTGGATACAAATCAGGAGCTCCTCACTGTCGGCCTCTGCAATATGTTCGGATCCTGTGTGCAGGCGATGCCTTCGTCAGGAGCATTTACCCGCTATGCCATTAGCACTGCCTGTGGTCTCAGGACTCCCATGGCCAATCTGTATTTGG GCATTATTGTGCTGCTGGCCTTGAGCTACCTGAGTCCGTACTTCAACTACATTCCGGAAGCGACGTTGGCGGCCATCCTAATATGCTCGATATTCACGTTGCTGGACTTTAAACTACCACTGCGATTGTGGCGCGATTCAAAGCGCGATTTCGCAACCTGGCTGCTGTGCTTCTTGGTGTCCGTTCTTTTTGGCGTGGAGGTGGGCTTGTTCGTGAGCATCGTGGTGACCGCCCTGCACCTGCTCTTCCTGTGGGCACGGCCCGAGATCCGGGTGAAGATAGAGCAGCTGGAGGAGATGCAGTATATCCGGGTGACGCCGGGCAACGGCATCTACTTCCCGGCCATCAATTACCTGAGGGAGCGAGTGCTCAAGGCTTGTACGCAAGCGGACTTCAAGATTACGGTCGTGATCGATGGACAGCGCATCAGCGGCATGGATTACACCGCGGCCCAGGGAATATCGAAGCTGTCCAGCGATCTGTGCCGCCAGGCGGACGCCTCCAGCTCCACATTGCTAATCCTGTTCAGATTTCCGGAGCACTTGCAGCGCCTCATTGATCACACGGACAACCTGGTCTTCTGCGAGAGCGAGCACAAGGTCAAGGAGTTCCTCACACAGGAGTCCCTGCGCAACGGCTACATCAACCTGAAGGAGCACATAAGGGCCTCCATCGACTTGGGCTACACAGTCGACATCGATTAG